Proteins from a genomic interval of Qipengyuania sp. JC766:
- a CDS encoding nitrite/sulfite reductase — MYKYDQYDQAMVDARVEEFRDQANRRLEGKLTEDQFKPLRLMNGLYLQLHAYMLRVAIPYGTLDSRQMHALADIADKYDRGYGHFTTRQNIQYNWIRLEDAADILADLAKVEMHAIQTSGNCIRNISSDHFAGAAADEIVDPRPYAELLRQWSSFHPEFSYLPRKFKIAVIASDTDRAAMRLHDIGINIVRNDAGELGAAFYVGGGMGRTPMIAPLIRDFVPLDQLVTYAEACLRVYNRHGRRDNKYKARIKILVHEMGAEEYARQVEEEFAHLLEQGVEPPLAELERIGGFFVAPDFEDGPKTIDRSDPGFALWVDRNTVRHRNDAYVSAVVSLKPVGGIPGDATADQMRVMADLAKEYSFDECRVMHTQNIVLPHVRIADLHALWTQLDEAGLAEPNLDQVDDIIACPGLDYCSLANARSIPIAQRISERFVANGMRDTLGELKLKISGCINACGHHHAGHIGILGVDRKGVENYQLLLGGSEAEDVSLAKITGPGFDEAGIVDAVETVSNVYLREKRDIERFIDTYRRIGMAPFKEALYG; from the coding sequence ATGTACAAGTACGACCAGTACGACCAGGCGATGGTCGATGCCCGCGTGGAGGAATTCCGCGACCAGGCGAACCGCCGCCTCGAAGGAAAGCTGACCGAGGACCAGTTCAAGCCGCTGCGGCTGATGAACGGGCTCTATCTCCAGCTGCATGCCTACATGCTGCGCGTGGCGATACCCTACGGGACGCTCGACAGCCGGCAAATGCACGCGCTGGCGGACATCGCGGACAAGTACGATCGCGGATACGGGCACTTCACCACGCGCCAGAACATCCAGTACAACTGGATCAGGCTGGAAGACGCGGCCGACATCCTGGCGGACCTCGCCAAGGTGGAAATGCACGCGATCCAGACCAGCGGTAACTGCATCCGCAACATCAGTTCGGACCATTTCGCAGGCGCCGCGGCGGACGAGATCGTCGACCCGCGCCCCTATGCCGAACTGCTGCGTCAGTGGTCGAGCTTCCACCCGGAATTCAGCTACCTGCCGCGCAAGTTCAAGATCGCGGTGATCGCCAGCGACACCGACCGTGCCGCGATGCGTCTGCACGATATCGGCATCAACATCGTGCGCAATGATGCCGGGGAATTGGGCGCGGCCTTCTATGTCGGCGGCGGCATGGGCCGCACCCCGATGATCGCCCCGCTGATCCGCGACTTCGTGCCGCTGGACCAGTTGGTCACCTACGCCGAGGCGTGCCTTCGCGTCTACAACCGCCACGGACGGCGCGACAACAAGTACAAGGCGCGCATCAAGATCCTCGTCCACGAAATGGGCGCCGAGGAATACGCCCGGCAGGTGGAGGAGGAATTCGCCCACCTGCTGGAACAGGGCGTGGAACCGCCGCTTGCGGAACTGGAGCGGATCGGGGGCTTCTTCGTGGCGCCGGATTTCGAGGACGGGCCGAAGACAATCGACCGGTCCGATCCGGGCTTCGCGCTCTGGGTCGATCGCAACACGGTGCGCCACCGGAACGATGCTTACGTCAGCGCGGTCGTCAGCCTGAAGCCCGTCGGCGGAATCCCGGGCGATGCTACCGCCGATCAGATGCGCGTCATGGCGGATCTGGCCAAGGAATACAGCTTCGACGAATGCCGCGTGATGCACACGCAGAACATCGTCCTGCCCCATGTGCGCATCGCGGACCTCCACGCGCTGTGGACCCAGCTGGACGAAGCGGGCCTGGCCGAACCGAATCTCGACCAGGTGGACGACATCATCGCCTGCCCGGGGCTCGATTATTGCAGCCTCGCCAATGCGCGCTCCATCCCGATCGCGCAGAGAATCTCGGAGCGGTTCGTCGCCAACGGGATGCGCGATACGCTGGGCGAGCTGAAGCTGAAGATCTCCGGTTGCATCAACGCCTGCGGCCATCATCACGCGGGCCATATCGGCATCCTCGGCGTCGACCGGAAAGGCGTCGAGAATTACCAGCTGTTGCTGGGCGGGAGCGAGGCGGAGGATGTGAGCCTCGCCAAGATCACCGGCCCCGGCTTCGACGAGGCGGGTATCGTGGATGCGGTCGAAACGGTGTCGAACGTGTACCTTCGCGAAAAGCGCGACATCGAGCGGTTCATCGACACCTACAGGCGCATCGGAATGGCCCCTTTCAAGGAGGCGCTCTATGGCTGA
- a CDS encoding DUF934 domain-containing protein: MADILRYRDNEPVGHPAVTVDAFLDQSDAEAVRIEPGDDARDLLPHLDRIALVEINFPSFGDGRGYSAARILREAGFTGEIRAVGDVLVDQIAYMRRCGFDGFDPDSPLDPADVEAALSRWPDVYQPAADDRTPIWAKRHGAAA, encoded by the coding sequence ATGGCTGATATCCTGCGCTACCGCGACAACGAACCCGTCGGCCACCCCGCCGTGACCGTCGACGCCTTCCTCGACCAGAGCGACGCCGAAGCCGTCCGCATCGAACCGGGCGACGACGCGCGCGACCTCCTGCCGCACCTCGATCGTATCGCACTGGTGGAGATCAACTTCCCCTCCTTCGGCGACGGCCGCGGCTATTCCGCCGCCCGCATCCTGCGCGAAGCCGGCTTCACAGGAGAAATCCGCGCGGTGGGCGACGTGCTGGTGGACCAGATCGCCTACATGCGCCGCTGCGGGTTCGACGGGTTCGATCCCGACAGTCCGCTGGACCCGGCCGACGTCGAAGCGGCGCTGTCGCGCTGGCCGGACGTCTATCAGCCCGCCGCGGACGACCGCACCCCCATCTGGGCGAAGCGCCACGGGGCGGCGGCATGA
- a CDS encoding phosphoadenylyl-sulfate reductase — translation MNQLRAIDRLETAPRHTEQDAIRLNRQFRGSDTDEMLRAVIEDGIAGDAAIVSSFGAESIVLLHLVTRVAPDIPVLFLETGKHFPETLAYRDEVAERLGLNLVNLHPDFDELAAKDETGLRWSYDPDGCCEIRKVKPLTRALIDYESTFTGRKAYQNSGRATLPRFEIDTSDAMGRLKINPLIDWDASHIEGYLIQHDLPRHPLVALGYPSIGCSPCTTKVAPGEDPRSGRWKGWDKTECGIHQPGTDEADQPYF, via the coding sequence ATGAACCAGCTACGCGCGATTGACCGACTCGAAACCGCGCCGCGCCACACGGAACAGGACGCGATCCGCCTGAATCGCCAGTTCCGCGGTTCCGACACGGACGAGATGCTGCGCGCCGTGATCGAGGACGGCATTGCAGGCGACGCCGCGATCGTCTCCAGCTTCGGAGCCGAGAGCATCGTGCTGCTGCATCTCGTCACGCGGGTCGCGCCCGATATTCCCGTGCTGTTCCTCGAGACGGGCAAGCATTTCCCTGAGACGCTCGCCTATCGCGACGAGGTCGCCGAAAGGCTCGGCCTCAATCTCGTGAACCTCCATCCCGATTTCGACGAACTGGCGGCAAAAGACGAAACCGGCCTGCGCTGGTCCTACGACCCAGACGGATGCTGCGAGATCCGCAAGGTCAAACCGCTGACCCGCGCGCTGATCGATTACGAATCCACCTTTACCGGGCGCAAGGCGTACCAGAATTCGGGCCGCGCCACCCTGCCCCGGTTCGAGATCGACACGTCGGACGCCATGGGGCGGCTCAAGATCAATCCGCTGATCGACTGGGACGCCAGCCATATCGAGGGTTACCTGATCCAGCACGACCTGCCGCGCCACCCGCTGGTGGCACTGGGATATCCCTCCATCGGCTGTTCGCCCTGCACCACCAAGGTCGCGCCGGGCGAGGATCCGCGTTCGGGCCGCTGGAAAGGCTGGGACAAGACCGAGTGCGGCATCCACCAGCCGGGCACCGACGAGGCCGACCAGCCCTATTTCTGA
- a CDS encoding NAD(P)-dependent oxidoreductase → MTVAITGGTGFVGQAVLDLLEERGETARVLARNPPESRLDFDWVQGGLAEKFVLDDFVAGAETVIHIAGLTTARKPEHMEIANVTGTLNLVEAAKGAGVRRFIFVSSLAAREPLLSAYGGSKARAERIVAASGMDWTIVRPPGVYGPRDRDYLEMFKAAQKRVIPVPSKRGRSSLIHVEDLARLLLDLVPSREETTHAIFEPDDGRAGGWTHGDLARTISWAVGSKAAVLHLPDWALRLAAHLDERIRGARARLTTDRASYLVHPDWVVSPRRAVPEAIWRPQVPPRKGLRDTAEWYRQVRWL, encoded by the coding sequence ATGACAGTCGCGATCACCGGGGGAACGGGGTTCGTGGGGCAGGCCGTGCTCGACCTGCTGGAAGAACGCGGGGAAACCGCTCGGGTATTGGCGCGCAATCCGCCGGAAAGCCGGCTCGATTTCGACTGGGTCCAGGGCGGGCTGGCGGAGAAATTCGTTCTCGACGATTTCGTGGCCGGTGCGGAAACGGTAATCCACATCGCCGGCCTGACCACCGCGCGTAAACCGGAACACATGGAAATCGCCAATGTGACCGGGACGCTCAACCTGGTCGAAGCGGCGAAGGGCGCAGGGGTCAGGCGGTTCATTTTCGTCAGCTCGCTCGCCGCGCGCGAACCGCTCCTCTCAGCCTATGGCGGGTCCAAGGCACGGGCGGAACGGATCGTGGCGGCCAGCGGCATGGACTGGACCATCGTGCGCCCGCCGGGCGTCTACGGCCCGCGTGACCGCGACTATCTCGAGATGTTCAAGGCGGCGCAGAAGCGTGTCATCCCGGTGCCTTCGAAGCGGGGGCGCAGTTCGCTGATCCATGTCGAGGATCTCGCCCGACTGTTGCTCGATCTCGTTCCCTCCCGCGAGGAGACGACGCATGCGATCTTCGAGCCGGACGACGGCCGCGCCGGTGGCTGGACGCATGGCGACCTGGCCCGCACGATCAGCTGGGCGGTCGGCAGCAAGGCCGCCGTGCTGCATTTGCCGGATTGGGCGCTGAGACTGGCGGCCCATCTGGACGAGCGGATACGCGGGGCGCGGGCGCGGTTGACGACCGACCGGGCGAGCTATCTCGTCCATCCAGACTGGGTCGTGAGCCCGCGGCGCGCCGTGCCCGAAGCGATCTGGCGGCCGCAGGTGCCACCGCGCAAGGGCCTGCGCGATACGGCCGAATGGTACCGGCAGGTGCGCTGGCTCTAG
- the proB gene encoding glutamate 5-kinase, giving the protein MSAPHTLSALLEPAQAGRLVVKVGSALLVRDGTARDQWLAALAGEIATFRQAGRDVIVVSSGAIALGAKRLGLPAGGRGSLADAQAAASVGQVELARLWSRSLDAHGLVAAQMLVTLGDLEDRRRYLNASATLGRLLEQGAVPVVNENDSVATEEIRFGDNDRLAARVAQAAQAQAVVLLSDVDGLYDRHPGEPGARRVPVVEGVTPDILAMASGTSASGVGTGGMIAKVEAARIAGRAGIALAIVDGRPDAPIGAAREAGTGTLFLPRRRDNARKAWLGGRLSVAGKLRVDAGCAAALADRASLLAAGVTQVEGDFERGDLVAIEGPGGERLGQGLVEYSSEECRAIRGLKDEDQAARLGYTPRAAVIHRDHLVRA; this is encoded by the coding sequence ATGTCGGCCCCGCACACCCTGTCCGCGCTTCTCGAACCTGCGCAGGCGGGGCGTCTGGTCGTGAAAGTCGGGTCCGCGCTTCTGGTGCGCGACGGCACGGCGCGGGACCAGTGGCTGGCGGCACTCGCCGGTGAAATCGCCACCTTCCGCCAGGCGGGGCGGGACGTCATCGTCGTCAGTTCGGGTGCGATCGCGCTTGGGGCGAAGCGACTGGGATTGCCCGCGGGCGGCCGTGGCAGCCTCGCCGACGCGCAGGCTGCGGCATCTGTCGGGCAGGTCGAACTGGCCCGGCTCTGGTCCCGCTCGCTGGATGCGCACGGACTGGTCGCCGCGCAGATGCTGGTGACGCTGGGCGACCTCGAGGATCGCCGCCGCTATCTCAATGCTTCGGCCACTCTGGGCCGTTTGCTGGAACAAGGCGCGGTCCCCGTCGTCAACGAGAATGACAGTGTTGCGACAGAGGAAATCCGTTTCGGCGACAACGATCGCCTCGCCGCGCGCGTTGCGCAGGCTGCACAGGCGCAGGCGGTGGTGCTGCTGTCCGATGTTGATGGCCTGTACGACCGGCATCCGGGGGAACCCGGCGCGCGCCGCGTGCCGGTGGTCGAAGGCGTCACGCCTGACATCCTCGCCATGGCGTCGGGCACGTCCGCTTCGGGCGTGGGGACGGGCGGCATGATCGCAAAAGTGGAAGCCGCACGGATCGCCGGGCGGGCGGGCATCGCCCTTGCCATCGTGGACGGCCGGCCCGATGCGCCGATCGGCGCAGCGCGGGAGGCCGGTACGGGGACGCTGTTCCTTCCGCGTCGCCGCGACAATGCCCGCAAGGCATGGCTGGGCGGGCGGTTGTCCGTCGCCGGTAAGCTGCGCGTCGATGCCGGCTGTGCCGCGGCGCTGGCCGATCGTGCCAGCCTGCTCGCCGCTGGCGTAACGCAGGTGGAAGGAGACTTCGAGCGAGGCGACCTCGTGGCCATCGAAGGGCCCGGGGGCGAGCGCCTGGGCCAGGGGCTGGTCGAGTATTCGAGCGAGGAATGTCGCGCCATCCGCGGCCTGAAAGACGAGGACCAGGCCGCGCGGCTCGGCTACACGCCGCGCGCCGCAGTCATTCACCGCGATCATCTGGTGCGGGCATGA
- the obgE gene encoding GTPase ObgE: MHFLDQAKIFVKSGAGGPGAVSFRREKYIEYGGPDGGDGGRGGDIVFEAVQGLNTLIDFRYAQHFKAARGGHGMGKDRTGKGADDLVIEVPVGTQILSEDKEDVLADFTEVGQRIVFLEGGIGGRGNASYKTSTNRAPRQHQPGMPGEEMWVWLRLKLLADVGLLGLPNAGKSTFINQVSNAKAKVGHYAFTTLVPKLGVVRHKGREFVLADIPGLIEGASEGKGIGDRFLGHIERCRVLIHLVDISGDDPAQAMRTVNEELAAHEAGLADKPQLIALNKLDLADAELAEGFAAELRDAGADRVFVISGATGEGIDELLDAVLTHLPDHTSTETNAAEVETNEDEGDWSPL; encoded by the coding sequence ATGCATTTTCTCGACCAAGCCAAGATATTCGTGAAATCCGGCGCAGGCGGACCGGGCGCGGTCAGCTTCCGGCGTGAGAAATACATCGAATATGGCGGACCCGACGGCGGCGATGGCGGCCGGGGCGGGGACATCGTGTTCGAAGCCGTGCAGGGCCTGAACACGCTGATCGACTTTCGTTACGCCCAGCATTTCAAGGCGGCCCGCGGCGGGCATGGCATGGGCAAGGACCGCACCGGCAAGGGTGCGGATGACCTGGTCATCGAAGTGCCGGTGGGCACGCAGATCCTGTCCGAGGACAAGGAAGATGTCCTTGCCGACTTCACCGAGGTCGGACAGCGCATCGTGTTTCTCGAAGGGGGCATCGGCGGGCGCGGCAATGCCAGCTACAAGACCAGCACCAACCGCGCACCGCGCCAGCACCAGCCCGGAATGCCGGGCGAGGAGATGTGGGTCTGGCTGCGGCTGAAGCTGCTGGCCGATGTCGGCCTGCTCGGCCTGCCCAATGCCGGCAAGAGCACCTTCATCAACCAGGTGAGCAATGCGAAGGCCAAGGTCGGCCATTACGCCTTCACCACGCTCGTGCCCAAGCTGGGCGTCGTGCGCCACAAGGGTCGCGAATTCGTGCTGGCGGACATTCCGGGCCTCATCGAAGGCGCATCGGAGGGCAAGGGTATCGGCGACCGGTTCCTGGGCCATATCGAGCGGTGCCGCGTGCTCATTCACCTGGTCGACATCAGCGGAGACGATCCGGCGCAGGCCATGCGGACGGTGAACGAAGAGCTGGCGGCGCACGAGGCAGGCCTTGCGGACAAGCCGCAGCTGATCGCCTTGAACAAGCTGGACCTTGCCGATGCGGAACTGGCGGAAGGCTTCGCTGCCGAACTGCGCGATGCCGGCGCGGACCGCGTCTTCGTGATCTCCGGGGCGACGGGGGAGGGGATCGATGAGCTTCTCGATGCCGTCCTGACGCATCTGCCGGACCACACCTCCACCGAAACGAATGCCGCAGAAGTGGAAACCAACGAAGACGAAGGCGACTGGTCACCGCTTTGA
- a CDS encoding Bax inhibitor-1/YccA family protein, with protein sequence MADWNERSQQRTGFNPMPGTRGDIADGMVHDEGLRKHMLSIYNYMGLGVLLTGVVALASVASGITGALVNSGIWFVIALSPLAFVLLMSFGARKFSAGALQVMFWSYAAVMGLALSTIFLIYAPGSIAVTFFATAGAFAGLSLYGYTTKKDLSGMGSFLIMGVVGLIIASLLNAFLIGSAGLELAIAALGVLIFAGLTAYDTQRLKREYFVFRGTDWAQKSIILGALSLYLDFINMFMFLLQFLGNRE encoded by the coding sequence ATGGCAGACTGGAACGAGAGGAGCCAGCAGCGCACCGGGTTCAATCCCATGCCCGGGACGCGCGGCGATATCGCCGATGGCATGGTGCATGACGAGGGCCTGCGCAAGCACATGCTCTCGATCTACAATTACATGGGGCTCGGCGTACTGCTGACCGGCGTGGTTGCGCTGGCATCAGTGGCGAGCGGCATCACGGGCGCGCTGGTCAACAGCGGCATCTGGTTCGTGATCGCGCTTTCGCCGCTGGCCTTCGTGCTGCTGATGAGCTTTGGCGCACGCAAGTTCAGCGCCGGCGCGCTGCAGGTGATGTTCTGGTCCTACGCGGCGGTCATGGGCCTCGCGCTGTCCACCATCTTCCTGATCTACGCACCCGGCTCGATCGCGGTGACGTTCTTCGCCACCGCCGGTGCCTTCGCGGGCCTGAGCCTGTACGGCTATACCACGAAAAAGGACCTGTCCGGCATGGGCAGCTTCCTGATCATGGGTGTCGTCGGCCTGATCATCGCCAGCCTGCTCAACGCCTTCCTGATCGGTTCGGCCGGTCTCGAACTCGCGATCGCCGCGCTCGGCGTCCTGATCTTCGCCGGTCTCACGGCCTACGATACACAGCGCCTGAAGCGGGAATACTTCGTGTTCCGCGGCACCGACTGGGCGCAGAAGTCGATCATCCTGGGCGCGCTCAGCCTGTATCTCGACTTCATCAACATGTTCATGTTCCTGCTGCAGTTCCTGGGTAACCGGGAATAA
- a CDS encoding YbjN domain-containing protein yields the protein MNTSTGRFAVSDEAEPVEMLAALFEARGWAFEQVDGELSGEIQGSWAKYQMRVIWRGEDNVLQLLCLPDVRVPKSRRQKAVELLALVNEQMWLGHFDIWSQGGMLVYRHGALLGDEGLLSLSQAQALIENAVEECDRFYPAFQFVLWGDKDPYDALDNAMVDAVGEA from the coding sequence ATGAACACGTCGACGGGCCGCTTTGCCGTTTCCGACGAAGCCGAACCGGTGGAAATGCTCGCCGCGCTGTTCGAGGCGCGGGGGTGGGCATTCGAGCAGGTCGACGGGGAACTGTCGGGCGAAATCCAGGGCAGCTGGGCGAAATACCAGATGCGCGTGATCTGGCGAGGCGAGGACAACGTCCTGCAACTGCTCTGCCTGCCGGACGTGCGCGTGCCGAAATCGCGCCGGCAGAAGGCGGTCGAACTGCTGGCACTGGTCAACGAACAGATGTGGCTGGGCCATTTCGATATCTGGTCGCAGGGCGGCATGCTGGTCTATCGCCACGGTGCATTGCTGGGCGACGAGGGATTGCTCAGCCTGTCGCAGGCGCAGGCGCTGATCGAGAACGCGGTCGAGGAATGCGACCGGTTCTACCCCGCCTTCCAGTTCGTGCTCTGGGGGGACAAGGATCCGTACGACGCGCTCGACAATGCCATGGTGGACGCCGTCGGCGAAGCCTGA
- a CDS encoding SPOR domain-containing protein, with the protein MGHVMTLRIAAIGLAGVVALAGPAVAWAQADPAGPAIDAIARQAEMETQLRSATIRLSRDPQNVNALIDAGTAALALDNAAEAVGYFTRARNIVPGDVRAARGLASAFARLNQPLRAIELFRTEGASLLVDAFTGDQGLAYDLVGDNLAAQQEYRRSLQAQDDPLIRSRLAVSLAISGDRDAARSTLAPLASRGDPAATRARAFSMAIMGDAVESVAIAEAAMPRQLAARIAPYLQYMPRLTKAQQAAAANLGIFPRTAQIGTDAPQIAQYRPDSAIARNADRRLTPSGPAFGEAELAAVEPVAVATGESSLPAVAAQAETVSPPAVAEIPAAEVAVAIPEAGLEAATSQAVERADTARAPEAIGPGFDLARVAGSTGPGVTSTVAAAEPQVPDNASVADAFADLAVVPATSTQARPGRVDITRIEPPREKAPAEPEPVTDPSRIWVQVATGRERDRLAFDWRRFGRQAPEVLGKVSGHTAVWGESHRLLAGPYADARAARTALNALAEAGIEGFIYTSPEGETVDPIR; encoded by the coding sequence ATGGGACACGTCATGACCTTGCGAATTGCAGCAATCGGGCTTGCGGGCGTTGTCGCGCTTGCCGGCCCGGCGGTTGCGTGGGCGCAGGCCGATCCTGCCGGACCTGCGATCGATGCGATCGCCCGCCAGGCGGAGATGGAAACGCAGCTTCGCAGCGCGACCATCCGGCTTTCGCGCGATCCGCAGAACGTCAACGCACTGATCGATGCCGGCACCGCCGCGCTGGCGCTGGACAATGCGGCCGAAGCGGTCGGCTACTTCACCCGCGCCCGCAATATCGTGCCGGGTGACGTGCGGGCGGCGCGCGGCCTTGCCTCCGCCTTCGCCCGTCTCAACCAACCGCTGCGGGCAATCGAGCTTTTCCGGACCGAAGGTGCCTCCCTGCTGGTCGACGCGTTCACCGGCGACCAGGGCCTTGCCTACGACCTCGTCGGCGACAATCTGGCCGCGCAGCAGGAATATCGCCGGTCGCTGCAGGCGCAAGACGATCCGCTGATCCGCAGCCGGCTGGCCGTCAGCCTCGCCATTTCCGGCGACCGTGACGCGGCCCGCTCGACACTTGCGCCGCTCGCTTCGCGCGGGGATCCCGCCGCCACGCGGGCACGGGCGTTTTCGATGGCGATCATGGGCGATGCGGTGGAATCGGTCGCCATCGCGGAGGCGGCCATGCCGCGGCAACTGGCCGCGCGGATCGCGCCCTACCTGCAATACATGCCGCGCCTCACCAAGGCACAGCAGGCCGCGGCTGCCAATCTGGGCATCTTTCCGCGCACGGCGCAGATCGGAACCGACGCGCCGCAGATCGCGCAATACCGGCCCGACAGTGCGATCGCTCGGAACGCCGACCGGCGCCTGACGCCTTCGGGCCCCGCTTTCGGCGAGGCCGAGCTCGCCGCCGTCGAGCCCGTTGCGGTAGCGACCGGCGAGAGCTCGTTACCGGCGGTCGCAGCGCAAGCGGAAACGGTGTCTCCGCCGGCCGTGGCCGAAATCCCGGCCGCCGAAGTCGCGGTCGCGATCCCCGAAGCGGGTCTGGAGGCGGCGACCTCGCAAGCGGTGGAGCGCGCCGATACCGCCCGCGCGCCCGAGGCCATCGGTCCGGGCTTCGATCTCGCGCGGGTCGCTGGCTCGACGGGACCGGGCGTCACCAGCACGGTTGCGGCCGCCGAACCGCAAGTGCCCGACAATGCATCGGTCGCGGACGCCTTTGCCGACCTCGCAGTCGTGCCGGCAACGTCCACACAGGCGCGTCCTGGCCGGGTGGACATCACCCGCATCGAACCCCCGCGCGAGAAGGCGCCTGCCGAGCCGGAGCCGGTGACCGATCCCTCGCGCATCTGGGTCCAGGTGGCCACGGGCAGGGAGCGCGACCGGCTCGCCTTCGACTGGCGCCGGTTCGGCCGCCAGGCACCCGAAGTGCTGGGCAAGGTATCCGGCCATACCGCCGTCTGGGGTGAATCCCATCGCCTCCTGGCGGGGCCCTATGCCGACGCACGGGCGGCGCGCACGGCGCTCAATGCGCTGGCCGAGGCGGGGATCGAGGGGTTCATCTACACCAGTCCCGAAGGCGAGACGGTCGACCCGATCCGCTGA
- the ftsZ gene encoding cell division protein FtsZ — protein MSINIGPPASDELRPRITVIGIGGAGGNAVANMVAAEIEGVEFVVANTDAQALNTAACDTRIQLGPDITGGLGAGARPEVGKAAAEETVDAIEELLDGVNMCFIAAGMGGGTGTGAAPVVAEAARRKGVLTVGVVTKPFLFEGTRRMRAAEAGIEELQKHVDTLIVIPNQNLFLVAKAETTFKEAFQLADEVLQQGVRSITDLMVMPGLINLDFADVKSVMEEMGKAMMGTGEAEGESRALAAAEKAIANPLLDGVSMQGAKGVIISIIGGEDMKLLEVDEAANHIRDLVDEDANIIWGSAFNPDLEGKIRVSVVATGIDARESSRAPAPQPVREAAPAPAAAAKRPVLELTDEDDHEIEEEATEAPRGVGGLSGMGAIPKAYEDHDEDEQDDVDEIVDPLAGLRRPEEDDEFEEGPVVGAATDDRGHSSVGQEDGYAADRGGSTAGDGSGEKDELLLDADRLAEANEPVRAQTGGGNSQGGAGKAGGAPSVGSGTTLFERMANLSRGSNTAQEDEDDEDGDDGALNIPRFLGRQNNQ, from the coding sequence ATGAGCATCAATATCGGCCCTCCCGCTTCGGACGAACTGCGTCCGCGCATTACCGTCATCGGTATCGGTGGCGCCGGCGGCAATGCAGTGGCCAACATGGTCGCGGCCGAGATCGAGGGTGTCGAGTTCGTCGTGGCGAACACCGATGCGCAGGCGCTCAACACGGCGGCCTGCGACACGCGCATCCAGCTCGGCCCCGACATCACCGGTGGCCTCGGCGCAGGCGCGCGTCCCGAAGTGGGCAAAGCCGCGGCCGAAGAAACGGTCGATGCGATCGAGGAACTGCTGGACGGGGTGAACATGTGCTTCATCGCCGCGGGTATGGGCGGCGGCACCGGCACCGGCGCAGCGCCGGTCGTGGCCGAAGCCGCGCGGCGCAAGGGCGTCCTGACCGTGGGCGTGGTGACCAAGCCGTTCCTGTTCGAAGGCACGCGCCGCATGCGCGCCGCCGAAGCGGGCATCGAGGAACTGCAGAAGCACGTCGATACGCTGATCGTCATTCCGAACCAGAACCTGTTCCTGGTCGCCAAGGCGGAAACGACCTTCAAGGAAGCGTTCCAGCTGGCCGACGAAGTGCTTCAGCAGGGCGTCCGCTCGATCACCGACCTCATGGTCATGCCGGGCCTCATCAACCTCGACTTCGCCGACGTGAAGTCGGTGATGGAGGAAATGGGCAAGGCGATGATGGGCACGGGCGAAGCCGAAGGCGAAAGCCGCGCGCTGGCGGCCGCCGAAAAGGCGATCGCGAACCCGCTGCTCGACGGCGTGTCGATGCAGGGCGCGAAGGGCGTCATCATCTCGATCATCGGCGGCGAGGACATGAAGCTGCTCGAAGTGGACGAGGCGGCGAACCATATCCGCGACCTGGTGGACGAGGATGCCAACATCATCTGGGGTTCGGCATTCAATCCCGACCTCGAAGGCAAAATCCGCGTGTCCGTCGTCGCGACCGGTATCGATGCGCGGGAATCCTCGCGCGCACCGGCGCCGCAGCCTGTGCGCGAAGCCGCGCCCGCTCCGGCAGCGGCGGCCAAGCGGCCCGTTCTCGAACTCACGGACGAGGACGATCACGAGATCGAGGAAGAAGCGACCGAAGCGCCCCGGGGCGTCGGCGGCCTGTCGGGCATGGGTGCCATTCCCAAGGCCTACGAAGACCATGACGAGGACGAGCAGGACGATGTCGACGAGATCGTCGATCCGCTCGCCGGCCTGCGTCGTCCCGAAGAGGATGACGAGTTCGAGGAAGGTCCGGTAGTCGGCGCTGCCACGGACGATCGCGGTCATTCCTCGGTCGGACAGGAAGACGGTTACGCCGCGGATCGTGGCGGCAGCACTGCCGGTGACGGTTCGGGCGAGAAGGACGAGCTGCTGCTCGATGCCGATCGCCTCGCCGAAGCGAACGAGCCGGTTCGCGCACAGACAGGCGGCGGCAATTCGCAAGGCGGTGCCGGCAAGGCCGGCGGTGCGCCTTCCGTCGGGTCGGGCACGACGCTGTTCGAACGCATGGCGAACCTCTCGCGCGGATCCAACACCGCGCAGGAGGACGAGGACGACGAGGATGGCGACGACGGTGCGCTGAACATCCCGCGCTTCCTCGGGCGCCAGAACAACCAGTAG